One window from the genome of Candidatus Sulfotelmatobacter sp. encodes:
- a CDS encoding PQQ-dependent sugar dehydrogenase, with the protein MSGRAVALIALVWLGASGLASEAAALPVVPPSFAVDDAAPGAVFLVPTAMAFLPDGRFLVAEKRGRVYEVRDGIRQPNPLWAHENEVLDEHDRGLLGLAVDPNYFANHYIYLFYCVDPDSDGNDLNDDAFTRLTRYQVGFADSSVVDSSTRTILLGVDWPHAPISASPSHLGGCLRWGTDGSLLVSVGDGAQFDLADAGGNDPGEFGPGRADPYQDVGAFRAQDILSLNGKILRLDPANGLGYTSNPYYDGDPASIRSRVWCYGLRNPFRFTVRPGSGASNPAAGDPGSLYIGDVGWNNFDEMDIAPGSGFNFGWPCYEALHYNNSYQIANPAHSGCGTTGTPTNPSPFTAPATSWSHGIPDLSDPQGFTGNCSIGGAFYTGTRYPPIYRGQYFFADYGQNWIKVCVVDSADDRVQLLDFGSSLDGPVDFAVHPLTGDLYYVSITNQQVRRIRYTGTVDGNSPPVAAISAAPALGAAPLRVSFSAAGSVDPDGDPLDYRWLFGDGTAGTGLSTSHLYNSFGIITPQLTVTDSHGAVDVKTAELGISPPGTGFPTTNILDDFNRPDGPVGPPWVDNTVGLSIVSTVLTTVAPTNTTVWNGASFGPKQEAFMTLVAPIEVGEENLMLKVQGTSWSTGHIEVRYDPGARTVTVNTYDPGQGWFGRGIASVTFLPGDQFGARADSDSVVVFKNGASVARFSLGEWQFAHNGGRIGITATGLQNGGLIDNFGGGDVVTITNTRPVAKILQPADGSTYYASQTIDLSGTGQDAESPPDQLFYEWIVDLLHNNHIHPSIYDFTGSQAAFTGMNHDDGTGVHLLIKFTATDPQGYVSDTAYVSIWPEIDLRPGEIVVTPSQPAANSSTQFSFAIHNDGRMPAPISHWVLSAGHQVIAQGDTVVNALDSLTQTITASLGVPGFVTVRLTADSLGAVHETNEANNVSLRTVAVTRGLADAAEAPPARLELSLPSPNPSRGPVSFALALPEAAEVDLKVLDLQGRLIYEEPRRQRQPGRWTLAWDGNLAGRRPAPAGVYLARIRVAKENFTRRIALIR; encoded by the coding sequence GTGTCGGGTCGTGCCGTTGCGCTCATCGCGCTCGTGTGGCTGGGCGCGAGCGGGCTCGCCTCGGAAGCCGCGGCGCTCCCGGTGGTGCCGCCCAGCTTCGCCGTGGACGACGCCGCGCCCGGTGCGGTCTTCCTGGTGCCGACGGCGATGGCGTTCCTGCCCGACGGGCGCTTCCTGGTCGCCGAGAAGCGCGGCCGGGTCTACGAGGTGCGCGACGGGATCCGCCAGCCCAATCCGCTCTGGGCGCACGAGAACGAGGTGCTCGACGAGCACGACCGCGGGCTGCTCGGGCTGGCGGTGGATCCGAACTACTTCGCCAACCACTACATCTATCTCTTCTACTGCGTCGATCCCGACTCCGACGGCAACGATCTGAACGACGACGCGTTCACGCGGCTCACGCGCTATCAGGTGGGCTTCGCCGACTCGTCGGTGGTGGACAGCAGCACGCGCACGATTCTGCTGGGCGTGGACTGGCCCCACGCGCCGATCTCGGCCTCGCCGTCGCACCTCGGCGGGTGCCTGCGCTGGGGAACCGACGGCAGCCTGCTGGTGTCGGTCGGCGACGGCGCTCAATTCGATCTCGCCGACGCGGGCGGCAACGATCCCGGAGAGTTCGGCCCCGGTCGTGCCGACCCGTATCAGGACGTGGGAGCGTTTCGCGCGCAGGACATCCTTAGCCTCAACGGCAAGATCCTGCGGCTCGATCCCGCCAACGGCCTCGGCTACACGAGCAATCCCTACTACGATGGCGATCCGGCTTCGATTCGATCCCGCGTCTGGTGCTACGGACTGCGCAATCCGTTCCGCTTCACGGTGCGGCCGGGAAGCGGCGCCTCGAATCCGGCGGCGGGCGACCCCGGCTCGCTGTACATCGGCGATGTCGGCTGGAACAACTTCGACGAGATGGACATCGCGCCCGGCTCGGGATTCAACTTCGGCTGGCCGTGCTACGAGGCGCTCCACTACAACAACTCGTATCAGATCGCGAATCCGGCTCACAGCGGCTGCGGCACCACCGGCACGCCGACCAACCCCTCGCCGTTCACGGCGCCCGCCACTTCCTGGAGTCACGGCATTCCCGATCTGAGCGATCCCCAGGGATTCACGGGCAACTGCTCGATCGGCGGCGCGTTCTACACCGGCACTCGCTATCCGCCGATTTATCGCGGCCAGTACTTTTTCGCCGACTACGGGCAGAACTGGATCAAGGTGTGCGTGGTGGACTCCGCCGACGACCGCGTGCAGCTGCTGGACTTCGGTAGCTCGCTCGACGGCCCGGTGGATTTCGCGGTGCACCCGCTCACCGGCGACCTCTACTACGTCTCGATCACCAATCAGCAGGTGCGCCGGATCCGTTACACCGGCACCGTCGATGGCAATTCGCCGCCGGTGGCTGCGATCAGCGCGGCGCCCGCGCTTGGCGCTGCGCCGCTGCGCGTCAGCTTCTCCGCCGCCGGAAGCGTGGATCCCGACGGCGACCCGCTCGACTATCGTTGGCTGTTCGGCGACGGCACCGCCGGCACGGGCCTCAGCACCAGCCACCTCTACAATTCCTTCGGGATCATCACCCCGCAGCTCACCGTCACGGACAGCCATGGCGCGGTGGACGTGAAGACCGCCGAGCTCGGCATCAGCCCGCCGGGCACCGGCTTTCCGACCACCAACATCCTCGACGACTTCAATCGTCCCGATGGGCCGGTGGGGCCTCCGTGGGTGGACAACACTGTCGGTCTCTCGATCGTGAGCACGGTGCTCACCACCGTGGCCCCGACCAACACGACGGTGTGGAACGGGGCGAGTTTCGGGCCGAAGCAGGAAGCGTTCATGACCCTGGTCGCGCCGATCGAGGTCGGGGAGGAAAACCTGATGCTCAAGGTCCAGGGCACGAGCTGGTCCACCGGGCACATCGAGGTGCGCTACGACCCGGGCGCTCGCACGGTCACGGTCAACACCTACGATCCCGGGCAGGGCTGGTTCGGTCGCGGCATCGCGTCCGTCACATTCCTGCCCGGCGATCAGTTCGGTGCGCGCGCGGATTCCGACAGCGTGGTGGTGTTCAAGAACGGGGCGAGCGTCGCGAGATTCAGCCTGGGAGAGTGGCAATTCGCGCACAACGGCGGACGCATCGGGATCACCGCCACGGGGCTCCAGAATGGCGGCCTGATCGACAACTTCGGCGGTGGCGACGTGGTGACGATCACGAATACCAGGCCGGTCGCAAAGATTCTCCAGCCTGCCGACGGCTCGACCTACTACGCGAGCCAGACGATCGACCTTTCCGGGACCGGCCAGGACGCCGAGTCGCCACCCGATCAGCTGTTCTACGAATGGATCGTGGATCTCCTTCACAACAATCACATCCATCCCTCGATCTACGACTTCACCGGCAGCCAGGCCGCATTCACCGGCATGAACCACGACGACGGGACGGGAGTGCATCTGTTGATCAAGTTCACGGCCACCGATCCGCAGGGTTACGTGAGCGATACGGCCTATGTCTCGATCTGGCCCGAGATCGACCTCAGGCCGGGGGAGATCGTCGTGACTCCGAGCCAGCCTGCCGCGAACAGCAGCACGCAATTCTCCTTCGCGATCCACAACGACGGCCGGATGCCCGCGCCCATCTCGCACTGGGTGCTGAGCGCCGGCCATCAGGTGATCGCCCAGGGCGATACCGTGGTCAACGCCCTCGACAGTCTCACGCAGACGATCACGGCTTCGCTGGGCGTGCCGGGCTTCGTCACGGTGCGGCTGACCGCCGATTCGCTCGGCGCCGTGCACGAGACCAACGAGGCCAACAACGTCAGCCTGCGCACCGTGGCCGTGACGCGCGGTCTCGCCGATGCGGCCGAGGCGCCTCCGGCGCGTCTCGAGCTTTCGCTGCCCTCGCCGAATCCGAGCCGCGGGCCGGTGAGCTTCGCGCTCGCGCTTCCCGAGGCTGCCGAGGTCGACTTGAAGGTGCTGGACTTGCAGGGCCGGTTGATCTACGAGGAGCCGCGCCGGCAGCGGCAGCCCGGCCGCTGGACCCTGGCCTGGGACGGGAACCTGGCCGGCCGCCGGCCAGCACCGGCGGGGGTCTACCTGGCCAGGATTCGGGTGGCAAAGGAGAACTTCACCCGGAGGATCGCCCTGATCCGGTGA